From Carassius gibelio isolate Cgi1373 ecotype wild population from Czech Republic chromosome B21, carGib1.2-hapl.c, whole genome shotgun sequence, the proteins below share one genomic window:
- the LOC127986617 gene encoding gastrula zinc finger protein XlCGF57.1-like — protein sequence MEFEEETFKIKDEDTEEQTESVEANEDKQHQFPTPHHFINKAEDTTILQNEKSFVQNQTQIIEVKGSFSCSECGKSFKLKSKLQIHLRVHTGERPYACTQCEKSFGDKGGLNVHMRVHTGVKPFTCTQCGKSYKHNSKLKVHMRVHTGERPYACTQCEKSFGSKGCLNRHLRVHSGEKPFTCTQCGKSYKYKSKLQMHMRVHTGQTLYTCTQCGKSFVDKGYLNEHMRIHTGEKPFTCTQCGKSFVSKMFLRKHQFCHTGVKSFSCDQCDKTFASAWSMRQHLNSHAGVKPHVCSHCGKSFTLLTTLQVHESIHSGVRSHMCFDCGKTFLTSNSLKKHQRIHTGEKPYKCSHCGKSFTRLEGWKIHERVHTGEKPYQCSSCGKSFATSCNLRTHKKKHCPKLSK from the exons ATGGAGTTTGAGGAAGAAACCTTCAAAATTAAAGATGAAGATacagaggaacaaacag agTCAGTGGAAGCAAATGAAGACAAACAGCATCAGTTTCCAACACCTCATCATTTCATAAACAAAGCTGAAGACACCACCATTTTACAGAATGAAAAGAGTTTTGTGCAAAACCAAACTCAAATAATTGAAGTCAAAGGGTCTTTCAGCTGCTccgagtgtggaaagagtttcaaacTTAAATCAAAACTACAAATACAcctgagagttcacactggagagaggccTTATGCATGCActcagtgtgaaaagagtttTGGTGATAAAGGAGGCCTAAATGtacacatgagagttcacactggagtaAAACCCTTCacatgcactcagtgtggaaagagttacaaacataattcaaaactcaaagttcacatgagagttcacactggggAGAGGCCTTATGCATGCACTCAGTGTGAAAAGAGCTTTGGTAGTAAAGGATGCCTAAATAGGCACCTGCGAGTTCACAGTGGAGAAAAACCCTTCACATGCACTCAGTGCGGAAAGAGTTACAAATATAAATCAAAACTACAAatgcacatgagagttcacactggacaGACGCTTTATacatgcactcagtgtggaaagagttttgttGATAAAGGATACCTAAATgagcacatgagaattcacactggagaaaaaccctTCACATGCACTCAGTGCGGAAAGAGTTTTGTATCCAAAATGTTTCTGAGAAAACATCAGTTCTGTCACACTGGAGTGAAATCATTCAGCTGTGATCAGTGTGATAAAACATTTGCTTCTGCGTGGAGCATGAGACAACATCTTAATAGTCATGCTGGTGTGAAGCCTCATGTTTGCTCTcattgtggaaagagttttacactaCTAACAACTTTACAAGTGCACGAGAGTATTCATAGTGGAGTGAGATCTCATATGTGCTTTGACTGTGGAAAGACCTTTCTTACATctaacagtttaaaaaaacaccagaggattcacactggagagaaaccgtacaagTGCTCAcactgtggaaagagtttcactcgCTTAGAAGGCTGGAAAATTCACGagagagttcatactggagagaagccCTACCAGTGCTCTTCATGTGGGAAGAGTTTTGCCACATCATGTAATCTACGGACTCATAAGAAAAAGCATTGCCCAAAGTTGTCTAAGTGA
- the LOC127986616 gene encoding gastrula zinc finger protein XlCGF52.1, whose translation MEFEEETCRIKDKDTEEQTDSVEANEDKQHQFQKPYHFINEDENATVLQSEKNFTQKQTGTTAVKGSFSCSECGKSFKLKSKLQIHLRVHTGERPYACTQCEKSFIDKGGLNEHMRAHSAEKPFTCTQCGKSYKHKSNHKIHMRVHTGERPYACTQCEKSFGSKASLNIHMRAHSAEKPFTCTQCGKSYKHKSKLQMHMRVHTGQTLYTCTQCGKSFVVKGYLNEHMRIHTGEKPFTCTQCGKSFVSKHILRKHQLSHTGVKSFSCDQCDKTFASAWSMRQHLNSHAGVKPYICSDCGKSFTLLTTLQHHRLIHTGVRSHMCFDCGKTFLTSSSLKKHQWIHTGEKPYKCSLCGKSFTRFEGWKIHERVHTGEKPYQCSSCGKSFATSSTLRTHKKKHCPKLSK comes from the exons ATGGAGTTTGAGGAAGAAACCTGCAGAATTAAAGATAAAGATacagaggaacaaacag aCTCCGTGGAAGCGAATGAAGACAAACAGCATCAGTTTCAAAAACCTTATCATTTCATAAACGAAGATGAAAATGCCACCGTTTTACAGTCTGAAAAGaatttcacacaaaaacaaactggAACAACTGCAGTCAAAGGATCTTTCAGCTGCTccgagtgtggaaagagtttcaaacTTAAATCAAAACTACAAATACAcctgagagttcacactggagagaggccTTATGCATGCActcagtgtgaaaagagtttTATTGATAAAGGAGGCCTAAATGAGCACATGCGAGCTCACAGTGCAGAAAAACCCTTCacatgcactcagtgtggaaagagttacaaacataaatcaaatcacaaaatacacatgagagttcacacaggGGAGAGGCCTTATGCATGCActcagtgtgaaaagagtttTGGTAGTAAAGCAAGCCTAAATATACACATGCGAGCTCACAGTGCAGAAAAACCCTTCACATGCACTCAGTGCGGAAAGAGTTACAAACATAAATCAAAACTACAAatgcacatgagagttcacactggacaGACGCTTTATacatgcactcagtgtggaaagagttttgttGTTAAAGGATACCTAAATgagcacatgagaattcacactggagaaaaaccctTCACATGCACTCAGTGCGGAAAGAGTTTTGTATCCAAACATATTCTGAGAAAACATCAGCTCTCTCACACTGGAGTGAAATCATTCAGCTGTGATCAGTGTGATAAAACATTTGCTTCTGCGTGGAGCATGAGACAACATCTTAATAGTCATGCTGGTGTGAAGCCTTACATTTGCTCTgattgtggaaagagttttacactaCTAACAACTTTACAACATCACCGGCTTATTCATACTGGAGTGAGATCTCATATGTGCTTTGACTGTGGAAAGACATTTCTTACATCTagtagtttaaaaaaacaccagtggattcacactggagagaaaccgtacaagTGCTCGctctgtggaaagagtttcactcgCTTCGAAGGCTGGAAAATTCACGagagagttcatactggagagaagccCTACCAGTGCTCTTCATGTGGGAAGAGTTTTGCCACATCATCTACTCTACGGACTCATAAGAAAAAGCATTGCCCAAAGTTGTCTAAGTGA